One genomic region from Streptomyces sp. NBC_00582 encodes:
- a CDS encoding TIGR03086 family metal-binding protein, with product MTHTDTDTDTTTGLLDLGPQTRIVARLAAAVRDDRLADGTPCPAYPVRTLLGHLTGLAVAFRDAARKDLGSTTDTPPTDAGPRLGPDWRTELPRVLGELAEAWRDPAAWTGMTRAGGVDLPGAVAGAVAADELVIHGWDLARATGQQYLPDPAALRATYAFQSAAVDEPGRGEIFGPVVPVPQDAPLLDRTVGLSGRDPGWTPPRRP from the coding sequence ATGACCCACACCGACACCGACACCGACACGACGACCGGCCTCCTCGACCTCGGCCCCCAGACCAGGATCGTGGCGCGCCTCGCCGCGGCCGTCCGGGACGATCGGCTCGCGGACGGGACGCCCTGTCCGGCGTACCCCGTGCGCACCCTGCTCGGCCATCTGACCGGACTGGCCGTCGCCTTCCGGGACGCCGCGCGCAAGGACCTGGGGTCCACCACCGACACCCCGCCGACCGACGCCGGGCCCCGGCTCGGGCCCGACTGGCGCACCGAGCTGCCCCGGGTCCTCGGCGAACTCGCCGAGGCCTGGCGGGACCCCGCCGCCTGGACCGGTATGACCCGGGCGGGCGGCGTCGACCTGCCCGGCGCGGTCGCCGGAGCCGTGGCAGCCGACGAGCTGGTGATCCACGGCTGGGACCTGGCCCGGGCCACCGGCCAGCAGTACCTCCCCGACCCGGCGGCGCTCCGGGCGACGTACGCCTTCCAGAGCGCGGCCGTCGACGAACCCGGCCGCGGCGAGATCTTCGGCCCCGTGGTGCCCGTCCCGCAGGACGCCCCCCTGCTGGACCGCACGGTCGGTCTCAGCGGGCGGGACCCGGGCTGGACGCCTCCGCGACGGCCGTAA
- a CDS encoding MBL fold metallo-hydrolase has protein sequence MPLSLTILGTASPHPRPGRPCSGYLLRGGSAEVWVDAGPGTFAELQRHTDPERLTAIWISHLHADHSADLLSAAYAFAYGGMTPPVPILVYAPMDCARRLAGFFGRPDIRFLSEVFDFRPLYDGHTVRHWNVRLTSRAVAHDTEAYALRAESQGSVFVYSGDSGPCDALTETASGADLFLCEADLDRHGGSEQAHLTPEDAGDTARKAGVRELYVTHVGPALTREEATARAAVTFGGPTRTAREGETIPF, from the coding sequence ATGCCCCTGAGCCTCACCATCCTCGGTACCGCCTCCCCCCACCCCCGCCCCGGCCGCCCCTGCTCCGGCTATCTGCTGCGCGGCGGGAGCGCCGAGGTCTGGGTGGACGCGGGCCCCGGAACGTTCGCGGAGTTGCAGCGGCACACGGATCCGGAACGGCTCACGGCGATCTGGATCTCCCACCTCCACGCCGACCACAGCGCCGATCTGCTCTCCGCCGCCTATGCGTTCGCCTACGGCGGCATGACCCCGCCGGTGCCCATCCTGGTGTACGCGCCGATGGACTGCGCCCGGCGTCTGGCGGGCTTCTTCGGGCGCCCGGACATACGGTTTCTGAGCGAGGTCTTCGACTTCCGGCCCCTCTACGACGGGCACACCGTCCGGCACTGGAACGTACGGCTCACCTCGCGGGCGGTGGCGCACGACACCGAGGCGTACGCCCTGCGCGCCGAGTCCCAGGGGAGCGTCTTCGTGTACTCCGGGGACAGCGGCCCCTGCGACGCGCTCACCGAGACCGCCTCCGGGGCCGACCTGTTCCTGTGCGAGGCGGACCTCGACCGGCATGGCGGAAGCGAACAGGCGCATCTGACTCCGGAGGACGCCGGGGACACGGCCCGCAAGGCGGGGGTGCGCGAGCTGTACGTCACCCATGTCGGGCCCGCGCTCACCCGCGAGGAGGCGACCGCCCGGGCCGCGGTGACCTTCGGCGGACCGACCCGCACCGCGCGCGAGGGCGAGACCATCCCCTTCTGA
- a CDS encoding TetR/AcrR family transcriptional regulator: MTQVRPMRADARRNYERLLKVAAEAFAEHGEGASLDDIAKRAGVGSGTLYRHFPTRQALLEAAYVDRIEALAARADELGEALPPGEALAQWLNELCVGTIQVRGMKALVGSAVTDGSVAAVTACGTSMKGAATRLVSAAQGAGVLRGDVEAIDVLRLAHGVATASELAKGDGAVIRRYVGLLLEGLEA; the protein is encoded by the coding sequence ATGACGCAGGTCAGACCCATGCGCGCGGATGCTCGCCGCAACTATGAGCGGTTGCTGAAGGTGGCGGCCGAGGCCTTCGCCGAGCATGGGGAGGGGGCGTCGCTGGACGACATCGCCAAGCGGGCCGGGGTCGGCTCGGGCACGCTGTACCGGCATTTCCCCACCCGGCAGGCGCTGTTGGAGGCGGCGTACGTCGACCGGATCGAGGCGCTGGCGGCGCGGGCCGATGAACTGGGGGAGGCGCTGCCGCCGGGGGAGGCGCTCGCGCAGTGGCTCAACGAGCTGTGCGTGGGGACGATCCAGGTGCGCGGGATGAAGGCGCTGGTGGGCTCCGCCGTCACCGACGGCAGTGTGGCGGCGGTGACGGCGTGCGGGACGAGCATGAAGGGCGCGGCGACCCGGTTGGTGTCGGCGGCCCAGGGGGCGGGTGTGCTGCGGGGTGACGTGGAGGCGATCGATGTGCTGCGGCTGGCGCACGGGGTGGCCACGGCGTCGGAACTGGCGAAGGGGGACGGCGCGGTGATCCGCCGGTATGTGGGGTTGCTGCTGGAGGGTCTGGAGGCGTAG
- a CDS encoding 1-aminocyclopropane-1-carboxylate deaminase: MSAKSLSSYERYPLLFGPSPVHPLERLTAHLGGAALWAKREDCNSGIAYGGNKTRKLEYLVADALAQGCDTLVSIGGVQSNHTRQVAAVAARAGLKCVLVQESWVEWPDSVYDKVGNILISRLAGADVRLVRAGFGIGFKESWELALREVEESGGKPYAIPAGASDHPLGGLGFAGWAHEVAEQERESGVFFDTVIVCSVTGSTQAGMVAGFAALEEAGGRPRRVIGIDASAKPAETREQIARIAHRTGQLIGVRSELTVDDIELDERYHAGVYGVPDDTTLEAMRLAARTEGMVTDPVYEGKSMAGMIDLVARGEIGADSTVLYAHLGGQPALNAYSALF, from the coding sequence ATGTCCGCGAAGTCCCTCTCCTCGTACGAGCGCTACCCCCTCCTCTTCGGCCCCTCGCCGGTCCACCCGCTGGAGCGGCTCACCGCCCATCTCGGCGGCGCCGCCCTGTGGGCCAAGCGGGAGGACTGCAACTCCGGGATCGCCTACGGCGGCAACAAGACCCGCAAACTGGAGTACCTGGTCGCCGACGCCCTCGCGCAGGGCTGCGACACCCTCGTCTCGATCGGCGGGGTGCAGTCCAACCACACCCGCCAGGTCGCCGCCGTCGCCGCCCGTGCCGGACTGAAGTGCGTGCTGGTGCAGGAGAGCTGGGTCGAGTGGCCCGACTCCGTCTACGACAAGGTCGGCAACATCCTGATCAGCCGGCTCGCCGGAGCCGACGTACGGCTGGTGCGGGCCGGTTTCGGGATCGGCTTCAAGGAGAGCTGGGAGCTGGCCCTGCGGGAGGTCGAGGAGTCCGGCGGCAAGCCGTACGCCATCCCGGCCGGCGCCTCCGACCACCCGCTCGGCGGACTGGGCTTCGCCGGCTGGGCCCATGAAGTGGCCGAGCAGGAACGGGAGTCGGGCGTCTTCTTCGACACCGTGATCGTGTGCTCGGTGACCGGCTCCACCCAGGCCGGCATGGTCGCCGGGTTCGCCGCGCTGGAGGAGGCCGGCGGCCGGCCCCGCCGGGTGATCGGGATCGACGCCTCGGCCAAGCCCGCCGAGACCCGCGAGCAGATCGCCCGTATCGCCCACCGCACCGGACAGCTCATCGGCGTGCGGAGCGAGTTGACCGTCGACGACATCGAACTCGACGAGCGCTACCACGCGGGCGTGTACGGCGTCCCCGACGACACCACCCTGGAGGCGATGCGCCTCGCCGCCCGCACCGAGGGCATGGTCACCGACCCCGTCTACGAGGGCAAGTCGATGGCCGGCATGATCGACCTGGTCGCACGCGGCGAGATCGGCGCCGACTCCACCGTCCTGTACGCCCACCTGGGCGGCCAGCCGGCCCTGAACGCGTACAGCGCGCTGTTCTAG
- a CDS encoding TerD family protein, with translation MTPGSNIPLPASRVAVDVAAPVRLDVSGLLLTGDGKVRSDDDFIFYNQPNGPGVTYRSGGGTSPDAITVDTAAVPPGIEKIVVTASPDAAGQTFQGIEPTATIRNADDGSVLATFTPPQLGTETALVVVEIYLRNGAWKARAVGQGYANGLAGIATDFGVTVEEPAAPAPAPAPVAPAAAPPMPQAPPPAPGTGKINLDKGRVSLQKNQTVSLVKGGRPLLSQVKMGLGWEPAFRGADIDLDASVIAFGPQRNHIDSCYFGKLTIVNGAIKHSGDNLTGEGGGDDEVIVVDLGRLPQEVTGLVFTVNSFSGQKFTEVAKAYCRLLDAGTGEELVRFDLTNAEPQTGVMMAKLIRQFSGEWEMTAMGDFVKARTVRNMVKPAAQAL, from the coding sequence ATGACCCCTGGCTCGAACATCCCTCTCCCCGCCTCCCGGGTGGCGGTGGACGTCGCCGCCCCGGTGCGGCTCGACGTGTCGGGCCTGCTGCTCACCGGCGACGGCAAGGTGCGCTCCGACGACGACTTCATCTTCTACAACCAGCCGAACGGCCCCGGAGTGACGTACCGCTCCGGCGGCGGTACGTCCCCGGACGCGATCACCGTCGACACGGCCGCCGTCCCCCCGGGCATCGAGAAGATCGTCGTCACGGCGAGCCCGGACGCCGCGGGTCAGACCTTCCAGGGCATCGAACCGACGGCCACCATCCGCAACGCGGACGACGGCAGCGTCCTCGCCACCTTCACCCCGCCGCAGCTCGGCACCGAGACGGCGCTGGTGGTCGTGGAGATCTATCTGCGCAACGGCGCCTGGAAGGCCCGGGCGGTGGGCCAGGGGTACGCCAACGGCCTGGCGGGCATCGCCACCGACTTCGGCGTGACGGTGGAGGAGCCGGCGGCGCCCGCGCCCGCCCCCGCTCCCGTGGCGCCCGCCGCCGCCCCTCCGATGCCGCAGGCCCCGCCGCCCGCCCCGGGCACCGGGAAGATCAACCTGGACAAGGGCCGGGTCAGCCTCCAGAAGAACCAGACTGTGTCCCTCGTCAAGGGCGGCCGTCCGCTGCTCTCGCAGGTCAAGATGGGCCTCGGCTGGGAGCCCGCGTTCCGCGGCGCGGACATCGACCTCGACGCGTCCGTGATCGCCTTCGGACCCCAGCGCAACCACATCGACAGTTGCTACTTCGGCAAGCTGACCATCGTGAACGGCGCGATCAAGCACTCCGGCGACAACCTCACCGGCGAGGGCGGGGGCGACGACGAGGTGATCGTCGTCGACCTCGGGCGGCTCCCCCAGGAGGTCACGGGCCTGGTCTTCACCGTGAACTCGTTCTCCGGCCAGAAGTTCACCGAGGTCGCCAAGGCCTACTGCCGTCTCCTCGACGCCGGTACCGGCGAGGAACTCGTCCGCTTCGACCTCACCAACGCCGAACCGCAGACCGGCGTGATGATGGCCAAGCTGATCCGCCAGTTCTCGGGAGAGTGGGAGATGACGGCGATGGGCGACTTCGTCAAGGCGCGCACGGTCCGCAACATGGTGAAGCCGGCGGCCCAGGCGCTGTAG
- a CDS encoding GntR family transcriptional regulator encodes MEAVPRTLLRDRAYAAIRDAIVTGAIEPGAVVRDAELAERLGLSRGPVREAFSRLVDEGLLESKPQSYTRVTPVVAADVRDAAAVVGAMHELVARVAVPRLFAADVEAMRTANERFAAAVREGDVDAALRADDDLHDVLVRAAGNRAAAATVARYTPLIRRLERRRFGEGGTCRSAGLHGRLIEACAAGDVDEAVRVTAEIWRTLADLADTD; translated from the coding sequence ATGGAAGCCGTACCCCGCACCCTGCTCAGGGACCGTGCCTACGCCGCGATCCGGGACGCCATCGTGACCGGGGCCATCGAGCCCGGGGCGGTGGTGCGGGACGCCGAGCTCGCGGAGCGGCTCGGGCTGTCCCGGGGGCCGGTGCGCGAGGCGTTCTCGCGGCTGGTGGACGAGGGGCTGCTGGAGAGCAAGCCGCAGAGCTACACGCGGGTGACACCGGTGGTCGCGGCCGACGTACGGGACGCGGCGGCGGTGGTCGGCGCCATGCACGAGCTGGTCGCCAGGGTCGCCGTACCGCGTCTGTTCGCCGCCGACGTCGAGGCGATGCGCACGGCCAACGAACGGTTCGCCGCCGCCGTACGCGAGGGGGACGTGGACGCCGCCCTGCGCGCCGACGACGACCTGCACGACGTCCTCGTGCGGGCCGCCGGCAACCGCGCGGCCGCCGCCACCGTCGCCCGCTACACCCCCCTGATCCGGCGGCTGGAGCGACGGCGCTTCGGCGAGGGCGGCACCTGCCGCTCGGCCGGGCTGCACGGACGGCTGATCGAGGCCTGTGCCGCGGGTGACGTGGACGAGGCCGTCCGGGTCACGGCGGAGATCTGGCGCACCCTGGCCGACCTGGCCGACACCGACTGA
- a CDS encoding GntR family transcriptional regulator encodes MTSVPTPIPSRTQYVLEEIKRRILTGQLTPGQALVETELAARFGVSKTPVREALKTLAGTGLVVMSQYKGVTVRMVDADMAREVYDVRLLLEPEALKRAVRRGASLDAARDALARADDAADTAERSLANREFHRALYLPCGNPLLGRMLDEVRDQAALVSAVAWAASPSWEREAGEHREILRLALDGDADGAARALHAHIASFVERAFPEAANQEGQE; translated from the coding sequence ATGACCTCTGTGCCCACGCCGATCCCCTCCCGCACGCAGTACGTGCTGGAGGAGATCAAACGCCGCATCCTGACCGGGCAGTTGACGCCGGGCCAGGCCCTGGTCGAGACCGAGCTCGCCGCACGGTTCGGGGTGTCCAAGACCCCGGTGCGCGAGGCGCTCAAGACCCTGGCCGGCACCGGACTGGTCGTCATGAGCCAGTACAAGGGCGTCACGGTGCGCATGGTGGACGCGGACATGGCGCGCGAGGTCTACGACGTACGGCTGCTGCTGGAGCCCGAGGCGCTGAAGCGGGCCGTCCGGCGCGGGGCCTCGCTGGACGCCGCCCGTGACGCGCTCGCCCGGGCCGACGACGCGGCCGACACCGCCGAACGCTCCCTCGCCAACCGGGAGTTCCACCGCGCCCTCTATCTGCCCTGCGGAAACCCGCTGCTCGGCCGGATGCTCGACGAGGTCCGTGACCAGGCTGCCCTGGTCTCCGCGGTCGCCTGGGCCGCCTCCCCCTCCTGGGAGCGCGAGGCCGGCGAGCACCGCGAGATCCTGCGGCTCGCCCTCGACGGCGACGCCGACGGCGCGGCCCGCGCCCTGCACGCCCACATCGCGTCGTTCGTCGAGCGAGCGTTCCCCGAGGCAGCGAACCAGGAAGGCCAGGAATGA
- a CDS encoding NAD-dependent epimerase/dehydratase family protein gives MPAPRTVLLTGAAGGLGTLMRDLLPAHGYQLRLLDLRPIEGEPDAIVADLADREALREAVRGVDAIIHLAGISLEAPFEKILKANIEGTYNLYEAAREEGVGRIVFASSNHAVGFTPRPRHDDPPIPVDTPHRPDTFYGLSKAFGEDLAQLYWDRHGLETVSVRIGSCFAEPTSVRMLSVWMSPADGARLFHAALTAEDVGHTIVYGSSANTRLWWDLSSARALGYDPRDDSEPYAEKLIAEQGELDPENIAHAHLGGHFVSDPPIWPY, from the coding sequence ATGCCCGCTCCCCGCACCGTCCTGCTGACCGGGGCCGCCGGCGGCCTCGGCACCCTGATGCGGGACCTGCTGCCCGCCCACGGCTACCAACTGCGTCTGCTGGACCTGCGCCCGATCGAGGGCGAGCCGGACGCGATCGTCGCGGACCTCGCCGACCGGGAGGCCCTGCGGGAGGCCGTCCGGGGCGTCGACGCGATCATCCACCTCGCGGGCATCTCCCTGGAAGCCCCCTTCGAGAAGATCCTCAAGGCCAACATCGAGGGGACGTACAACCTGTACGAGGCGGCCCGCGAGGAGGGCGTCGGACGGATCGTCTTCGCCTCCTCCAACCACGCCGTCGGCTTCACCCCGCGCCCCCGGCACGACGACCCGCCGATCCCGGTCGACACCCCGCACCGCCCGGACACCTTCTACGGCCTGTCCAAGGCGTTCGGCGAGGACCTCGCCCAGCTCTACTGGGACAGGCACGGCCTGGAGACGGTGTCGGTGCGCATCGGCTCCTGCTTCGCCGAGCCCACCAGCGTACGCATGCTGTCGGTCTGGATGAGCCCGGCCGACGGCGCCCGCCTCTTCCACGCCGCCCTCACCGCCGAGGACGTCGGCCACACCATCGTCTACGGCTCCTCCGCCAACACCCGCCTGTGGTGGGACCTGAGCTCGGCGCGGGCACTCGGCTACGACCCGCGGGACGACTCCGAGCCGTACGCCGAGAAGCTGATCGCCGAACAGGGCGAGCTGGACCCGGAGAACATCGCGCACGCCCACCTGGGCGGCCACTTCGTCAGCGACCCACCGATCTGGCCGTACTGA
- a CDS encoding 5-dehydro-4-deoxyglucarate dehydratase: MTSAPLAARLRVPTGPLFFPVTAYGQDGAVDLDVYRAHVRHGVEAGAAAVFACCGTGEFHALTPEEFEACVRAAVEETGGRVPVVAGAGYGTALAVRYARLAEAAGADGLLLLPPYLVVAAQEGLLRHYRQIAAATALPVIVYQRDNAVLTPETVVGLARTDGIIGLKDGLGDLDLLQRIVSAVRTEVPGDFLYFNGLPTAEQTQLAYRALGVTLYSSAVFCFLPELALAFHRALTTGDEATVHRLLDGFYRPFVELRARGRGYAVSLVKAGVRLRGLDVGEVRPPLHEAREDHVKQLARLIERAPALLEEDTTK; this comes from the coding sequence GTGACGTCAGCCCCGCTCGCCGCCCGCCTCCGCGTTCCCACCGGACCGCTGTTCTTCCCCGTCACGGCCTACGGACAGGACGGGGCCGTCGATCTCGACGTCTACCGTGCGCATGTGCGCCACGGCGTGGAGGCGGGCGCCGCGGCCGTCTTCGCCTGCTGCGGCACGGGGGAGTTCCACGCGCTCACCCCGGAGGAGTTCGAGGCCTGTGTCCGGGCGGCCGTCGAGGAGACCGGCGGACGGGTGCCGGTCGTCGCGGGCGCCGGCTACGGGACCGCCCTCGCCGTGCGCTACGCCCGACTCGCCGAGGCCGCGGGCGCCGACGGGCTCCTCCTCCTGCCGCCCTACCTCGTCGTCGCCGCCCAGGAGGGCCTGCTGCGGCACTACCGGCAGATCGCGGCCGCCACCGCGCTCCCCGTGATCGTCTACCAGCGCGACAACGCCGTCCTCACCCCGGAGACGGTCGTCGGACTCGCCCGCACCGACGGGATCATCGGCCTCAAGGACGGCCTCGGCGACCTCGACCTCCTGCAGCGGATCGTCAGCGCCGTCCGCACCGAGGTCCCCGGCGACTTCCTCTACTTCAACGGCCTGCCGACCGCCGAGCAGACCCAGCTCGCCTACCGCGCCCTGGGCGTCACGCTCTACTCCTCCGCGGTCTTCTGCTTCCTGCCCGAGCTCGCCCTCGCCTTCCACCGCGCGCTCACCACCGGCGACGAGGCCACCGTCCACCGCCTGCTGGACGGCTTCTACCGCCCGTTCGTCGAACTCCGCGCGCGGGGCCGCGGTTACGCCGTCTCCCTCGTCAAGGCGGGCGTCCGGCTGCGCGGCCTCGACGTCGGCGAAGTCCGCCCGCCGCTGCACGAGGCGCGCGAGGATCATGTCAAGCAGCTCGCGCGGCTGATCGAGCGCGCCCCCGCGCTCCTGGAGGAGGACACCACCAAGTGA
- the araD gene encoding L-arabinonate dehydratase yields MKRFDDLPRKRPEELRSHQWYGTDGLRSFSHRARTRQLGYLPEEHLGKPVVAILNTWSDINPCHVHLRDRAQAVKRGVWQAGGFPLEFPVSTLSETFQKPTPMLYRNLLAMETEELLRSYPVDGAVLMGGCDKTTPALLMGAASVDLPAVFVPAGPMLPGHWRGEVLGSGTDMWKYWDDKRAGLIGDCEMAELENGLARSPGHCMTMGTASTLTAAAEALGVTVPGASSIPAVDSGHDRMAAQAGMTIVEQVHRGRVLSEILTAEAFEDAVTTVLGLGGSTNAVIHLIALAGRAGVRLTLDDFDRIARTVPVLANVRPGGQKYLMEDFHFAGGLPGFLSRIPDLLHLDRPTVSYDTLREQLEGAQVHHDDVIRPRDNPVASEGGVAVLRGNLCPDGAVIKHIAAEPYLLKHTGPAVVFDDYRTMQRTINDPELGITADSVLVLRGSGPKGGPGMPEYGMLPIPDHLLKQGVRDMVRISDARMSGTSYGACVLHVAPESHIGGPLALVRTGDPITLDVEARTLHLHVDDEELERRRAAWTPPPTRYERGYGALYNEQITQADTGCDFEFLARPGTVQDPYAG; encoded by the coding sequence ATGAAGCGCTTCGACGATCTTCCCCGCAAGCGGCCCGAGGAGCTGCGCAGCCACCAGTGGTACGGCACCGACGGCCTGCGCTCCTTCAGCCACCGCGCCCGCACCCGACAGCTCGGCTACCTCCCCGAGGAACACCTCGGCAAGCCGGTCGTCGCGATCCTCAACACCTGGTCGGACATCAATCCCTGTCATGTGCACCTCCGTGATCGCGCCCAGGCGGTCAAGCGGGGCGTCTGGCAGGCGGGCGGGTTCCCGCTGGAGTTCCCGGTCTCCACGCTCAGCGAGACCTTCCAGAAGCCGACCCCGATGCTCTACCGCAACCTGCTCGCGATGGAGACCGAGGAACTGCTGCGCTCCTACCCCGTCGACGGGGCGGTCCTGATGGGCGGCTGCGACAAGACCACCCCCGCGCTGCTCATGGGCGCGGCCAGCGTCGACCTGCCCGCCGTCTTCGTGCCCGCCGGTCCGATGCTGCCGGGGCACTGGCGCGGCGAGGTCCTCGGCTCCGGCACCGACATGTGGAAGTACTGGGACGACAAGCGCGCCGGCCTCATCGGCGACTGCGAGATGGCCGAGCTGGAGAACGGCCTCGCGCGCTCGCCGGGCCACTGCATGACGATGGGGACGGCGTCCACACTGACCGCCGCCGCGGAGGCGCTGGGTGTCACGGTCCCGGGGGCGTCGAGCATTCCGGCGGTGGACTCGGGACACGACCGGATGGCCGCCCAGGCCGGCATGACGATCGTCGAACAGGTCCACCGGGGGCGCGTCCTCTCCGAGATCCTCACCGCCGAGGCCTTCGAGGACGCCGTCACCACCGTCCTCGGCCTGGGCGGCTCCACCAACGCCGTCATCCACCTCATCGCCCTGGCCGGCCGCGCGGGCGTCCGCCTCACCCTCGACGACTTCGACCGCATCGCCCGCACGGTCCCCGTCCTCGCCAACGTCCGCCCCGGCGGCCAGAAGTACCTCATGGAGGACTTCCACTTCGCCGGCGGCCTGCCCGGTTTCCTCTCCCGGATCCCGGACCTGCTCCACCTGGACCGGCCGACGGTGTCGTACGACACCCTGCGCGAGCAGCTGGAAGGCGCCCAGGTCCACCACGACGACGTCATCCGGCCCCGCGACAACCCGGTCGCGAGCGAGGGCGGGGTCGCCGTACTGCGCGGCAACCTCTGCCCCGACGGCGCGGTCATCAAGCACATCGCCGCCGAGCCGTACCTGCTCAAGCACACCGGTCCCGCGGTCGTCTTCGACGACTACAGGACCATGCAGCGCACGATCAACGACCCGGAGCTGGGCATCACCGCCGACAGCGTGCTGGTCCTGCGGGGCTCCGGCCCCAAGGGCGGGCCGGGCATGCCCGAGTACGGCATGCTGCCGATCCCCGACCACCTGCTCAAGCAGGGCGTGCGGGACATGGTCCGGATCTCCGACGCCCGGATGAGCGGCACGAGCTACGGCGCCTGTGTGCTGCACGTGGCACCGGAGTCGCACATCGGCGGACCGCTCGCCCTCGTCCGCACGGGCGACCCGATCACCCTCGACGTCGAGGCGCGCACCCTCCATCTCCACGTGGACGACGAGGAGCTGGAGCGGCGCAGGGCGGCCTGGACCCCGCCGCCGACCCGGTACGAGCGCGGCTACGGCGCGCTCTACAACGAGCAGATCACCCAGGCCGACACCGGCTGCGACTTCGAGTTCCTCGCACGGCCGGGCACGGTGCAGGACCCCTACGCGGGCTGA
- a CDS encoding dihydrodipicolinate synthase family protein has translation MSSVAFETERAALADVVAIPVTPFAEDGSVDRPAHRALLRRLLDGGITTLTPNGNTGEFYALTPEERRLVTELTIDEAGDRSTILVGVGHDVPTAVASARHARELGARMVMVHQPVHPYVSQRGWVDYHRAIAEAVPELGVVPYIRNAQLHGERLAELADDCPNVIGVKYAVPDAARFAAFARDAGLERFVWVAGLAEPYAPSYFSAGATGFTSGLVNVAPAVSLNMIEALRSGDYPAAMKVWEQIRRFEELRAANGSANNVTVVKEALASLGLCRRDVRPPSRRLPEDERAEVAAIAAGWSI, from the coding sequence ATGAGCAGCGTGGCGTTCGAGACCGAGCGGGCGGCCCTGGCCGACGTGGTGGCGATCCCGGTGACCCCGTTCGCCGAGGACGGCTCCGTCGACCGGCCCGCCCATCGGGCCCTGCTGCGCCGGCTGCTCGACGGCGGGATCACCACCCTCACCCCGAACGGCAACACCGGCGAGTTCTACGCCCTCACGCCCGAGGAGCGGCGGCTCGTCACGGAACTGACGATCGATGAGGCGGGGGATCGTTCGACGATCCTCGTGGGGGTCGGGCACGACGTCCCCACCGCCGTCGCCTCCGCCCGGCACGCCCGGGAGCTGGGCGCCCGGATGGTGATGGTCCACCAGCCCGTCCACCCGTACGTCTCCCAGCGCGGCTGGGTCGACTACCACCGGGCCATCGCCGAGGCCGTGCCCGAACTGGGTGTCGTCCCCTACATCCGCAACGCTCAGCTCCACGGTGAACGCCTCGCCGAACTCGCCGACGACTGCCCCAACGTCATCGGTGTGAAGTACGCCGTGCCGGACGCGGCCCGCTTCGCCGCCTTCGCCCGGGACGCGGGTCTGGAGCGCTTCGTCTGGGTGGCCGGCCTCGCCGAGCCCTACGCCCCCTCCTACTTCTCGGCGGGCGCCACCGGCTTCACCTCGGGACTCGTCAACGTCGCCCCGGCCGTTTCGCTGAACATGATCGAAGCGCTTCGATCAGGGGACTATCCGGCGGCGATGAAGGTCTGGGAGCAGATCCGCCGCTTCGAGGAGCTCCGGGCGGCCAACGGCTCCGCCAACAACGTCACGGTGGTCAAGGAAGCCCTTGCCTCCCTTGGGCTGTGCCGCAGAGACGTACGGCCGCCGAGCCGTCGGCTGCCCGAGGACGAGCGGGCCGAGGTGGCCGCCATCGCCGCCGGGTGGTCGATATGA